One part of the Tolypothrix sp. PCC 7910 genome encodes these proteins:
- a CDS encoding helix-turn-helix transcriptional regulator: protein MPVRNTVRRFIEEKLKITRYQFMKETGLSKTTVYALCDNPEQIPNGIALNKICDCYKIQPCELLEWSED, encoded by the coding sequence ATGCCAGTTCGTAACACTGTGAGGAGGTTTATTGAAGAAAAGCTCAAAATCACACGCTATCAATTTATGAAAGAGACGGGACTATCAAAAACCACAGTGTACGCGCTGTGCGACAATCCTGAGCAAATACCCAATGGAATAGCACTTAACAAAATCTGTGACTGTTATAAAATCCAGCCCTGTGAGTTGTTGGAATGGAGCGAAGATTAA